In Miscanthus floridulus cultivar M001 chromosome 5, ASM1932011v1, whole genome shotgun sequence, one genomic interval encodes:
- the LOC136450421 gene encoding reticulon-like protein B1: protein MADHKEEPVLESVMDKITEKFHSGDSSSSSDSDDEKKGSSSASAAEAVKAKIYRLFGRERPVHSVLGGGKPADLVLWRNKKISGGVLAGATAIWLLFEVMEYHLLTLVCHCLILSLAILFLWSNASTFINKSPPNIPEVKIPEDVAVNVALQLRYEINRGFATLREIGHGRDLKKFLIVIAGLWLLSVLGSCCNFLTLFYIVFVALYTVPVLYEKYEDKVDAFGEKAMIELKKYYAIFDEKCLSKIPKGPLKDKKH, encoded by the exons ATGGCCGACCACAAGGAGGAGCCTGTGCTGGAGTCTGTGATGGACAAGATCACCGAGAAGTTCCACAGCGGggactcgtcgtcgtcgtctgacTCGGACGACGAGAAGAAGGGGTcctcgtcggcgtcggcggcggaggCCGTGAAGGCCAAGATCTACCGCCTCTTCGGCCGTGAGAGGCCCGTCCACTCCGTCCTCGGTGGCGGCAAGC CTGCCGATCTTGTCCTATGGAGGAACAAGAAGATCTCAGGCGGGGTACTTGCTGGTGCCACGGCCATCTGGCTCCTGTTCGAGGTTATGGAGTACCATCTCCTCACCTTGGTGTGCCACTGTCTCATCCTCTCTCTGGCCATCCTCTTCCTGTGGTCCAATGCCTCCACGTTCATCAACAA GTCCCCACCAAACATCCCTGAGGTGAAAATCCCTGAGGATGTGGCTGTTAATGTTGCACTGCAACTGAGATATGAGATCAACAGGGGCTTTGCTACCTTGAGGGAGATTGGACATGGCCGTGATCTGAAGAAATTCCTAATT GTTATCGCAGGTCTCTGGCTTCTTTCAGTTCTTGGGAGCTGCTGCAACTTCCTGACACTGTTCTATATTG TCTTTGTGGCACTGTACACTGTACCAGTTCTGTATGAGAAATATGAGGACAAGGTTGATGCTTTTGGTGAGAAGGCGATGATTGAACTGAAGAAGTATTATGCCATTTTCGATGAGAAGTGCCTATCGAAGATTCCAAAGGGACCCCTTAAGGATAAGAAGCACTAG
- the LOC136452928 gene encoding RING-H2 finger protein ATL67-like, with protein MSLFSSLSNLGLGYSIAIALGFLVLLASLLLAFYFCFGRGGGGGGDYWAGEAVTTASSSGHLSITVPRVLFVAEGSESPDADAAYSASAAAACSPVGLDAAAIASYPKVAFSSRAADAMCSICLSEYRDGEMLRVMPECRHGFHVACLDAWLRRSASCPVCRSSPIPTPNATPLATPLSELVPLSQYAADRRRRR; from the coding sequence ATGTCCCTCTTCTCCTCGCTCTCCAACCTGGGCCTCGGCTACTCCATCGCCATCGCGCTCGGCTTCCTCGTCCTGCTCGCCTCCCTCCTGCTGGCTTTCTACTTCTGCTtcggccgtggcggcggcggcggcggggactaTTGGGCCGGGGAAGCGGTTACCACGGCCTCCAGCTCCGGCCACCTCTCCATCACCGTCCCGCGCGTGCTCTTCGTCGCGGAAGGGTCCGAGTcccccgacgccgacgccgcctactccgcctccgccgcggcgGCGTGCTCCCCCGTCGGGCtcgacgccgccgccatcgcgTCCTACCCCAAGGTCGCCTTCTCCAGCAGGGCCGCCGATGCCATGTGCTCCATCTGCCTCAGCGAGTACAGGGACGGCGAGATGCTGCGCGTGATGCCCGAGTGCAGGCACGGCTTCCACGTCGCGTGCCTCGACGCCTGGCTGCGCCGGAGCGCGTCGTGCCCCGTCTGCAGGTCCTCTCCCATCCCGACGCCCAATGCCACGCCGCTCGCGACGCCGCTCTCCGAGCTCGTCCCGCTCTCGCAGTACGCAGCCGACCGGAGGCGCCGCAGGTGA